A part of Streptomyces sp. NBC_01235 genomic DNA contains:
- a CDS encoding ectoine synthase — protein MIVRSFKDIEGTDRHVRAASGTWESKRIVLARERVGFSLHETILYAGTETSMWYANHIEAVVCVEGEAELTDHETGRTHTITPGTMYLLDGHERHTLRVKEDFRCLCVFNPPVTGREDHDENGVYPLLTEPEEV, from the coding sequence GTGATCGTCCGTTCGTTCAAGGACATCGAAGGCACCGACCGGCATGTGCGGGCGGCGTCCGGCACCTGGGAGAGCAAACGCATCGTCCTCGCCCGGGAACGCGTCGGGTTCTCGCTGCACGAAACGATTCTGTACGCGGGTACCGAGACGTCGATGTGGTACGCGAACCACATCGAGGCCGTCGTCTGTGTCGAGGGCGAGGCCGAGCTGACCGACCACGAGACCGGGCGGACGCACACCATCACGCCCGGAACCATGTACCTCCTCGACGGGCACGAGCGGCACACGCTGCGCGTCAAGGAGGACTTCCGCTGCCTCTGCGTGTTCAACCCGCCCGTCACCGGACGGGAGGACCACGACGAGAACGGCGTCTACCCCCTGCTGACCGAGCCCGAGGAGGTGTGA
- the ectB gene encoding diaminobutyrate--2-oxoglutarate transaminase has product MTITQPDLSVFETLESEVRSYCRGWPAVFDRAQGSRMYDEDGHRYLDFFAGAGSLNYGHNNPVLKRALVDYLMRDGVTHGLDMSTVAKRSFLQTFQDLVLRPRDLPYKVMFPGPTGTNAVESALKLARKVKGREAIVSFTNAFHGMSLGSLAVTGNAFKRAGAGIPLVHGTPMPFDNYFDGRIPDFLWFERLLEDQGSGLNKPAAVIVETVQGEGGINVARPEWLRALKELCERQDMLLIVDDIQMGCGRTGAFFSFEEAGIVPDIVTVSKSISGYGLPMSLCLFGPELDVWEPGEHNGTFRGNNPAFVTATAALEAYWADGSAMEKQTRARGEQIEQALISITEENLADVKEYRGRGLVWGLEFHEKARAGRVAQRAFELGLLIETSGPESEVVKLLPALTITPEELDEGLSVVARAVRETV; this is encoded by the coding sequence GTGACCATCACCCAGCCCGACCTCAGCGTGTTCGAGACCCTCGAGTCCGAGGTGCGCAGCTACTGCCGCGGCTGGCCCGCCGTGTTCGACCGTGCGCAGGGCAGCCGCATGTACGACGAGGACGGTCACCGGTATCTCGACTTCTTCGCCGGTGCCGGGTCTCTCAACTACGGCCACAACAACCCGGTACTCAAACGGGCGTTGGTCGACTATCTGATGCGGGACGGCGTCACCCACGGGCTCGACATGTCCACCGTCGCCAAGCGGTCCTTCCTGCAGACCTTCCAGGATCTGGTGCTGCGTCCGCGTGACCTCCCCTACAAGGTCATGTTCCCCGGCCCGACCGGCACCAACGCCGTGGAGTCCGCGCTGAAGCTGGCGCGGAAGGTGAAGGGGCGCGAGGCCATCGTGTCGTTCACCAACGCCTTCCACGGGATGTCCCTGGGGTCGCTGGCCGTCACGGGCAACGCCTTCAAGCGGGCCGGTGCCGGGATCCCGCTGGTGCACGGCACGCCCATGCCGTTCGACAACTACTTCGACGGTCGGATCCCCGACTTCCTGTGGTTCGAGCGGCTGCTGGAGGACCAGGGGTCCGGGCTCAACAAGCCGGCGGCCGTGATCGTCGAGACCGTGCAGGGCGAGGGCGGCATCAACGTCGCGCGTCCGGAGTGGCTGCGGGCGCTCAAGGAGCTGTGCGAACGGCAGGACATGCTGCTGATCGTCGACGACATCCAGATGGGATGCGGGCGTACCGGGGCCTTCTTCTCCTTCGAGGAGGCCGGGATCGTCCCGGACATCGTCACCGTGTCCAAGTCCATCAGCGGCTACGGACTGCCCATGTCGCTGTGCCTGTTCGGGCCCGAGCTCGACGTGTGGGAGCCGGGCGAGCACAACGGCACCTTCCGCGGCAACAACCCGGCCTTCGTCACCGCCACCGCCGCCCTCGAGGCGTACTGGGCCGACGGGTCCGCCATGGAGAAGCAGACCCGGGCGCGCGGCGAGCAGATCGAGCAGGCGCTCATCTCGATCACCGAGGAGAACCTCGCCGACGTCAAGGAGTACCGGGGCCGCGGACTCGTGTGGGGTCTGGAGTTCCACGAGAAGGCGCGGGCCGGGCGGGTCGCGCAGCGGGCCTTCGAGCTCGGGCTGCTGATCGAGACCTCCGGCCCGGAGAGCGAGGTCGTCAAGCTGCTGCCGGCCCTGACCATCACCCCGGAGGAGCTGGACGAGGGCCTGAGCGTCGTCGCCCGCGCCGTACGGGAAACCGTCTGA
- a CDS encoding DUF1349 domain-containing protein — MDVSLPELPFPLRTYGPDGHWSHEDGVLTAWAGARQDRFVPPTGQALDPAADAPRLLGAPEGDFQLIARVTVGFNWAFDAGALYVHVGERAWAKLCLEYSPDVATVCTVVTRGHSDDANSFTVEGSSVWLRLSRTGRAFAFHASRDGKRWTFVRLFTLGEEKETGAALIGFMTQSPMGEGCVVTYDHLEFRTEWPHDLRDGS; from the coding sequence ATGGACGTTTCGCTTCCCGAACTGCCCTTCCCTCTCCGTACCTATGGGCCCGATGGGCACTGGTCGCATGAGGACGGGGTGTTGACCGCGTGGGCCGGGGCGCGGCAGGACCGGTTCGTGCCGCCCACCGGTCAGGCGCTGGACCCCGCCGCCGACGCGCCCCGGCTGCTCGGGGCGCCCGAAGGGGACTTCCAGCTCATAGCTCGGGTCACCGTCGGGTTCAACTGGGCCTTCGACGCGGGGGCGTTGTACGTCCATGTCGGTGAGCGGGCGTGGGCCAAACTCTGTCTGGAGTACTCCCCGGACGTGGCGACCGTCTGCACGGTGGTCACCCGGGGACACTCCGACGACGCCAACTCCTTCACTGTGGAGGGGAGTTCGGTCTGGCTGCGGTTGAGCCGGACCGGTCGTGCCTTCGCCTTCCACGCCTCCCGGGACGGCAAGCGCTGGACCTTCGTCCGGCTGTTCACGCTCGGCGAGGAGAAAGAGACCGGCGCGGCTCTCATCGGCTTCATGACGCAGTCGCCGATGGGGGAGGGGTGCGTCGTGACGTACGACCACCTGGAGTTCAGGACCGAGTGGCCGCACGACCTGAGAGACGGAAGCTGA
- a CDS encoding GNAT family N-acetyltransferase, producing the protein MIGERVTGDRVIRTAVPAEAEAVAALHARARATYYPDGVPQDGTDWLANWRTAIERPDGHVLCVVERGRIVGLASFRTPEGSAADTVKLFQFHVDPDHWRGGIGTVLHTACVEQWRADGRRAAVLDVHVDNRRAQAFYARQGWFPDPRNPPDEGDHHLFLRFTVGEGRRGGE; encoded by the coding sequence ATGATCGGAGAACGTGTCACGGGAGACCGGGTGATCCGCACCGCCGTGCCCGCCGAGGCGGAGGCGGTCGCCGCGCTGCACGCCCGCGCCCGGGCGACCTATTACCCCGACGGGGTCCCGCAGGACGGCACCGACTGGCTCGCGAACTGGCGCACGGCCATCGAGCGGCCCGACGGCCATGTGCTCTGCGTCGTCGAACGGGGGCGGATCGTCGGCCTCGCCTCGTTCCGCACGCCGGAAGGCTCGGCCGCGGACACCGTCAAGCTGTTCCAGTTCCACGTCGACCCCGACCACTGGCGCGGCGGCATCGGTACGGTCCTGCACACGGCCTGCGTGGAGCAGTGGAGGGCGGACGGCCGCCGCGCGGCCGTCCTCGACGTGCACGTGGACAACCGGCGGGCTCAGGCCTTCTACGCACGTCAGGGCTGGTTCCCGGACCCGCGGAACCCGCCCGACGAGGGCGATCACCATCTCTTCCTGCGCTTCACGGTGGGCGAAGGACGAAGGGGCGGGGAATGA
- a CDS encoding pyridoxal-phosphate-dependent aminotransferase family protein, which produces MTHPFLDLAPLSAAHFASIEDRVARLLDTRQDVVIMQGEALLPLEGAIRGTAGPGTTALNVITGPYGQTFGDWLRDCGATVIDLAVPFHTAVTAAQIREAFAEHPEIDFVSLVHAEAATGNTNPVAEIGEAVREHGALFYLDAVASIGAEPVLPDAWGVDLCVIGAQKAMGGPAGVSAVSVSERAWARMSANPKAPRRSYLSLLDWKERWVDGGRKALLHAPAQLEMLALEACVERIEAEGLATVMARHASAAAATRAGAAALGGGLEPYVYDATEAAPVATTLRAPSGVVASELVTRALESDPALPLAAGGGALAKEMIRVNHYGGDATVRVVQECLAALGAALTEKGLDVDLAGALRAAAEGRR; this is translated from the coding sequence GTGACACACCCGTTCCTGGATCTCGCCCCGCTGAGCGCCGCGCACTTCGCCTCGATCGAGGACCGGGTGGCCCGGCTGCTGGACACCCGGCAGGACGTCGTGATCATGCAGGGCGAGGCGCTGCTGCCGCTGGAGGGCGCCATTCGCGGCACGGCCGGTCCGGGCACCACCGCGCTCAACGTGATCACCGGTCCCTACGGGCAGACCTTCGGCGACTGGCTGCGGGACTGCGGCGCGACCGTGATCGACCTGGCGGTGCCCTTCCACACGGCGGTGACGGCCGCGCAGATCCGGGAGGCGTTCGCCGAGCACCCGGAGATCGACTTCGTCTCGCTGGTGCACGCGGAGGCGGCGACCGGCAACACCAACCCGGTCGCGGAGATCGGCGAGGCGGTACGGGAGCACGGCGCGCTGTTCTACCTGGACGCGGTCGCCTCGATCGGCGCGGAGCCGGTGCTGCCGGACGCGTGGGGCGTGGACCTGTGCGTGATCGGCGCCCAGAAGGCGATGGGCGGCCCGGCGGGCGTTTCGGCGGTGTCGGTGAGCGAGCGGGCGTGGGCCCGGATGTCCGCGAACCCGAAGGCACCGCGCCGCTCCTACCTGTCCCTGCTGGACTGGAAGGAGCGCTGGGTCGACGGCGGCCGCAAGGCACTGCTGCACGCACCGGCGCAGCTGGAGATGCTGGCCCTGGAGGCGTGCGTCGAGCGGATCGAGGCGGAGGGCCTGGCGACGGTGATGGCCCGCCACGCGTCCGCCGCGGCGGCCACGCGGGCGGGTGCGGCAGCGCTGGGCGGGGGCCTCGAACCGTACGTGTACGACGCGACGGAGGCAGCGCCGGTCGCCACGACCCTGAGGGCGCCGTCGGGCGTGGTGGCGTCGGAACTGGTGACCCGGGCCCTGGAGAGCGACCCGGCACTCCCGCTGGCCGCGGGCGGGGGCGCACTGGCCAAGGAGATGATCCGGGTCAACCACTACGGGGGCGACGCGACGGTACGGGTCGTCCAGGAATGCCTGGCGGCCCTGGGCGCCGCGCTGACGGAGAAGGGGCTGGACGTGGATCTCGCGGGGGCGCTGCGAGCGGCGGCGGAAGGCCGGCGGTAG
- a CDS encoding effector-associated constant component EACC1: protein MQLSVRVDAREGHPGALDLYEWLTRDPDVLRAAGPVLALDDEPDALGGPEVIEFAVSNIVALANLLVAIASWRDGRSPGAEVCIERDGVTLRVEHADPEEARRMFERLTGADEPDGRADESHERRSGDEAP from the coding sequence ATGCAGCTCAGCGTTCGAGTCGACGCCCGTGAAGGCCATCCAGGCGCCTTGGACCTCTACGAGTGGCTGACTCGCGACCCCGATGTCCTACGTGCGGCCGGACCGGTGCTGGCGCTCGACGACGAACCGGACGCGTTGGGCGGTCCGGAAGTCATCGAGTTCGCCGTCTCGAACATCGTGGCCCTGGCGAACCTGCTGGTCGCCATTGCCTCTTGGCGTGACGGACGTTCACCGGGGGCGGAGGTGTGCATCGAACGTGACGGTGTCACGCTGCGTGTCGAGCACGCCGACCCGGAGGAGGCGCGCCGGATGTTCGAGCGGTTGACGGGCGCCGATGAACCCGACGGCCGCGCGGACGAGTCGCATGAGCGTCGGTCCGGTGATGAGGCGCCTTGA
- the ectA gene encoding diaminobutyrate acetyltransferase, with translation MTAAQADLHIDRPSVADGAALWRIAKESGTLDLNSSYSYLLWCRDFAGTSAVARTEGGEPIGFVTGYVRPEEPQTLLVWQVAVDAAYRGRGLAAALLDGLTARLAAERPLTTVETTITPGNTASERLFASYADRHGAAVTREVLFGAGLFPDGPHDPEVLYRIGPLAF, from the coding sequence ATGACTGCCGCACAAGCAGACCTACATATCGACCGTCCGTCGGTGGCGGACGGGGCCGCGCTCTGGCGTATCGCGAAGGAATCCGGAACGCTCGATCTGAACTCCTCCTACAGCTATCTGCTGTGGTGCCGCGACTTCGCCGGCACCTCGGCGGTGGCGCGGACGGAGGGCGGCGAGCCGATCGGGTTCGTCACCGGGTACGTACGCCCGGAGGAGCCGCAGACCCTGCTGGTCTGGCAGGTGGCGGTCGACGCCGCGTACCGCGGTCGCGGCCTCGCCGCCGCGCTGCTCGACGGGCTGACCGCGCGGCTCGCCGCCGAACGCCCGCTCACCACCGTCGAGACCACGATCACGCCGGGCAACACCGCCTCCGAGCGGCTGTTCGCCTCGTACGCCGACCGGCACGGGGCGGCCGTCACCCGCGAGGTGCTGTTCGGCGCCGGGCTGTTCCCCGACGGCCCGCACGACCCCGAAGTGCTGTACCGCATCGGTCCCCTCGCCTTCTGA
- a CDS encoding caspase family protein, translating to MQHGSPEPRLSDPAKSRAVFIEAHEFTRTGARIRDPRRHLAPRPSVKRGCLRLAELFQDPAVWGLPREHCHVVSQPTRDDLLGVVHEAAAAATDTLVVYYAGHGLLYPFSTGLHLSVPETTKDKPFTAVKYEDVRGILLGAVHVRRKVVILDCCFSGTALKESLSSGDDATLLADVQGTSVLAASPATQWALAVEGEQYPAFTGELVTLLEAGVSGGPDLLTMSDLFDHVDRSLMQKNRPRPQQLNRDRGASICIARNQAPPLHPEPPEGLKEQNGDPGSGRRRMLLAIGLLAVSAFLILFWLLPDGTGESDSAAGEGTSGNPSVLPGITCGKAYTDFDTGDGVKRTEVSIKVVHDAACKGDFDAMEVAMDRGGFGTTESQSAEPDTVIAMWKKKGKDPTALLRPLVTLLEQKPVVSQGGLTFSDDRYVATWERGAGTQPDSGLRWSGYFDCRHITESMSFVCTTP from the coding sequence ATGCAGCACGGTTCGCCGGAACCGAGGCTCTCGGATCCGGCCAAGTCCCGGGCCGTTTTCATCGAGGCCCACGAGTTCACCCGGACCGGCGCAAGAATCCGGGACCCCAGACGTCACCTCGCCCCGCGTCCCTCGGTTAAGAGGGGCTGCCTGCGACTGGCCGAATTGTTCCAGGACCCTGCCGTCTGGGGGCTTCCCCGTGAGCACTGTCATGTGGTCTCCCAGCCGACGCGGGATGACCTGCTGGGAGTTGTGCACGAGGCGGCGGCAGCGGCCACGGACACACTCGTCGTGTACTACGCCGGCCACGGACTGCTGTATCCCTTCAGCACCGGATTGCATCTGTCCGTGCCGGAGACGACGAAGGACAAGCCGTTCACGGCCGTGAAGTACGAGGACGTCCGCGGAATCCTGCTGGGGGCCGTCCACGTCAGACGCAAAGTCGTCATCCTCGACTGCTGCTTCAGCGGCACGGCGCTCAAGGAATCGTTGTCGTCAGGCGATGACGCGACGCTTCTGGCCGATGTCCAGGGCACCTCGGTCCTCGCCGCGTCTCCTGCCACCCAATGGGCGCTGGCCGTCGAGGGCGAACAGTACCCCGCGTTCACCGGCGAGCTCGTCACCCTGCTGGAGGCGGGGGTTTCGGGTGGTCCCGATCTGCTGACCATGTCGGATCTCTTCGACCACGTCGACCGATCCCTCATGCAGAAGAACCGTCCCCGCCCGCAGCAACTCAACCGGGACCGGGGGGCGAGCATATGCATCGCACGCAATCAAGCACCGCCGCTTCACCCGGAACCGCCCGAGGGCCTCAAGGAGCAGAACGGAGATCCCGGCAGCGGGAGGAGACGGATGCTGCTGGCAATCGGCCTGCTCGCCGTCTCCGCCTTCCTCATCCTGTTCTGGCTGCTGCCGGACGGCACCGGAGAGTCGGACAGTGCCGCCGGCGAGGGGACGTCAGGAAATCCTTCGGTGTTGCCGGGGATCACCTGCGGGAAGGCGTATACCGACTTTGACACCGGCGATGGGGTGAAACGAACGGAGGTCTCCATCAAGGTCGTGCACGACGCCGCCTGCAAAGGCGACTTCGACGCCATGGAGGTGGCCATGGACCGGGGAGGCTTCGGCACGACGGAGTCCCAGAGCGCGGAACCCGACACGGTCATCGCGATGTGGAAGAAGAAGGGGAAGGACCCCACGGCCCTGCTGCGTCCCTTGGTGACGTTGTTGGAGCAGAAGCCGGTGGTCTCGCAGGGTGGCCTGACGTTCTCCGACGACCGGTACGTGGCCACGTGGGAGCGAGGCGCTGGTACACAGCCCGACTCGGGGCTCAGGTGGTCCGGATACTTCGACTGCCGCCACATCACGGAATCCATGAGTTTCGTGTGCACCACCCCATAG
- a CDS encoding aminotransferase class V-fold PLP-dependent enzyme, whose product METFESLVRAEFTPKTTYLNTASNGLLPARTVAALHEAALLRAEGRPLTPLHEDVEACRAAYARLAGVPVTRVALGASVAAHTGLIAASLPAGAEVLTAEDDFTSVLNPFHVRGDLKVRSVPLERIAESVRPGTALVAVSAAQSADGRIADLPALREAARTHGARTYVDFSQAVGWLPTDADAHDFSAAVSFKWLLGPHGAAFLVVPEDFGGLSPILAGWVAGEEPWDSCYGPVAELAHSARRFDLTHALFTYAGLRRSLELVEELGVAAIRAHDLALADRCRAGLSALGHEAIPAPGSAIVSVPRLGHRQPELGAAGIQVSNRSGNLRASFHLFNTPADVDRLLDALSG is encoded by the coding sequence ATGGAGACCTTCGAGAGCCTCGTCCGCGCCGAGTTCACCCCGAAGACGACGTATCTGAACACCGCGAGCAACGGCCTGCTGCCCGCCCGCACCGTCGCCGCCCTGCACGAGGCGGCGCTGCTGCGGGCCGAGGGCAGGCCGTTGACTCCGCTGCACGAGGACGTGGAGGCCTGCCGGGCCGCGTACGCCCGGCTGGCCGGTGTCCCGGTCACCCGGGTGGCGCTGGGCGCCTCGGTCGCCGCGCACACCGGCCTGATCGCCGCCTCGCTCCCCGCAGGCGCCGAAGTGCTCACCGCCGAGGACGACTTCACCTCCGTGCTGAACCCGTTCCACGTCCGCGGCGACCTCAAGGTCCGCTCCGTCCCGCTGGAGCGGATCGCCGAGTCCGTCCGTCCCGGCACGGCGCTGGTCGCGGTCAGCGCCGCCCAGTCCGCCGACGGCCGGATCGCCGACCTGCCCGCCCTGCGCGAGGCCGCCCGGACGCACGGCGCGCGCACCTACGTCGACTTCTCGCAGGCCGTCGGCTGGCTGCCGACGGACGCCGACGCCCACGACTTCTCCGCCGCCGTCTCCTTCAAGTGGTTGCTCGGCCCGCACGGCGCGGCCTTCCTCGTGGTCCCGGAGGACTTCGGCGGGCTGTCACCGATCCTCGCGGGATGGGTCGCGGGCGAGGAGCCCTGGGACAGCTGTTACGGCCCGGTGGCCGAACTCGCCCACTCGGCACGGCGGTTCGACCTGACGCACGCCCTGTTCACCTACGCCGGGCTGCGCCGGTCCCTCGAACTGGTGGAGGAACTCGGCGTGGCGGCGATCCGCGCCCACGACCTCGCACTGGCCGACCGCTGTCGCGCCGGCCTCTCCGCCCTCGGCCACGAAGCGATCCCCGCACCCGGCTCCGCGATCGTCTCCGTGCCCCGACTCGGCCACCGCCAGCCCGAGTTGGGCGCCGCCGGCATACAGGTCTCCAACCGCTCCGGCAACCTGCGCGCCTCCTTCCACCTGTTCAACACCCCCGCCGACGTCGACCGCCTGCTGGACGCGCTGTCGGGCTGA
- a CDS encoding DsbA family oxidoreductase codes for MRVEIWSDIACPWCYVGKARFEKALEAFPHRDQVEVVHRSFELDPGRAKGDVQPVLAMLSKKYGMSEAQAQAGEENLGAQAAAEGLDYRTRDRDHGNTFDMHRLLHFAKEHGRQDELIQILYRANFAEERSVFAEGDERLVELAVEAGLDADAARKVLADPAAYADEVRADEREAAQLGANGVPFFVLDRAYGVSGAQPAEVFTQALTQAWGDRSPLKLIDDGGAEACGPDGCAVPQQG; via the coding sequence ATGCGCGTCGAGATCTGGAGCGACATCGCCTGCCCCTGGTGCTATGTGGGCAAGGCCCGCTTCGAGAAGGCGCTCGAGGCCTTCCCGCACCGCGACCAGGTCGAGGTGGTGCACCGTTCCTTCGAGCTCGACCCCGGCCGCGCCAAGGGTGACGTCCAGCCCGTGCTGGCCATGCTCAGCAAGAAGTACGGCATGAGCGAGGCGCAGGCGCAGGCCGGCGAGGAGAACCTGGGCGCCCAGGCCGCCGCCGAGGGCCTCGACTACCGCACCCGCGACCGCGACCACGGCAACACCTTCGACATGCACCGCCTGCTGCACTTCGCCAAGGAGCACGGCCGGCAGGACGAGCTGATCCAGATCCTCTACCGGGCGAACTTCGCCGAGGAGCGGTCCGTCTTCGCCGAGGGCGACGAGCGGCTCGTGGAACTGGCCGTCGAGGCCGGCCTCGACGCCGACGCCGCTCGCAAGGTCCTCGCCGACCCGGCGGCGTACGCAGACGAGGTCCGCGCCGACGAGCGCGAAGCCGCCCAGCTCGGCGCGAACGGCGTACCCTTCTTCGTCCTCGACCGCGCCTACGGCGTCTCCGGAGCCCAGCCCGCCGAGGTCTTCACCCAGGCCCTGACCCAGGCCTGGGGCGACCGCTCCCCGCTGAAGCTGATCGACGACGGCGGCGCGGAGGCCTGCGGTCCCGACGGGTGCGCGGTGCCGCAGCAGGGCTGA
- a CDS encoding DinB family protein, whose amino-acid sequence MTTNTPHALPDGRPIPLMTGEELPMLESWLEFHRATLALKCAGLDDKQVREASAAPSELTLLGLVQHLAEVERNWFQRAFAGLDMPPVFEEESGYVLDSGRGLDQALTVWRREIARGRELIAGRSLEDTGRIAGGPLAGLEVSLRWVLIHMIEEYARHNGHADILRERIDGVTGA is encoded by the coding sequence ATGACCACCAACACACCCCACGCCCTCCCCGACGGCCGACCCATCCCCCTCATGACCGGTGAGGAACTCCCCATGCTGGAAAGCTGGTTGGAGTTTCATCGGGCCACGCTCGCCTTGAAGTGTGCGGGGCTGGACGACAAGCAGGTGCGGGAAGCGTCGGCCGCGCCGTCCGAGTTGACGTTGCTCGGGCTGGTTCAGCATCTCGCCGAGGTCGAACGGAACTGGTTCCAGCGGGCGTTCGCCGGGCTCGACATGCCGCCGGTCTTCGAGGAGGAGAGCGGGTACGTCCTCGACTCCGGGCGGGGGCTCGACCAGGCGCTGACCGTCTGGCGGCGGGAGATCGCGCGGGGGCGCGAGCTGATCGCCGGGCGGTCGCTGGAGGACACCGGCCGGATCGCCGGCGGGCCGTTGGCCGGCCTCGAGGTCAGCCTGCGCTGGGTGCTCATCCACATGATCGAGGAGTACGCCCGGCACAACGGTCACGCGGACATTCTCCGGGAGCGCATCGACGGGGTTACCGGAGCCTGA
- the thpD gene encoding ectoine hydroxylase, protein MTTLTDLYPTRGTAEVSVPRQDPVVWGSPSAPGPIATADLQAYERDGFLSVDQLISDDEATVCRRELERLVADPEIRADERSIVEPRSKEIRSVFEVHKLSPVFASLVRDERVVGRARQILGSDVYVHQSRINVKPGFGAGGFYWHSDFETWHAEDGLPNMRTVSVSIALTENFATNGGLMIMPGSHRTFLGCAGATPKDNYKKSLQMQDAGTPSDEALTAMASDHGIKLFTGKAGSATWFDCNAMHGSGDNITPFPRSNVFVVFNSVENTAVEPFAAPVRRPEFIGARDFTPVR, encoded by the coding sequence GTGACCACGCTCACCGATCTGTATCCCACCCGTGGCACCGCCGAGGTGTCCGTCCCCCGCCAGGACCCCGTCGTCTGGGGCTCCCCCAGCGCCCCCGGCCCGATCGCGACGGCCGACCTCCAGGCGTACGAGCGCGACGGCTTCCTCTCCGTCGACCAGCTGATCAGCGACGACGAGGCCACCGTCTGCCGACGGGAGCTGGAGCGGCTGGTCGCCGACCCGGAGATCCGGGCCGACGAGCGGTCGATCGTCGAACCGCGGTCCAAGGAGATCCGGTCCGTCTTCGAGGTGCACAAGCTGAGCCCGGTGTTCGCCTCGCTGGTGCGCGACGAGCGGGTCGTGGGTCGGGCGCGGCAGATCCTCGGCTCGGACGTGTACGTCCACCAGTCGCGGATCAACGTCAAGCCGGGCTTCGGGGCCGGGGGCTTCTACTGGCACTCGGACTTCGAGACCTGGCACGCCGAGGACGGTCTGCCGAACATGCGGACGGTGTCCGTCTCCATCGCGCTGACCGAGAACTTCGCCACCAACGGCGGGCTCATGATCATGCCGGGCTCGCACCGGACGTTCCTCGGCTGCGCCGGGGCCACGCCGAAGGACAACTACAAGAAGTCGCTGCAGATGCAGGACGCGGGCACGCCCTCCGACGAGGCGCTGACCGCGATGGCGAGCGACCACGGCATCAAGCTGTTCACCGGGAAGGCCGGTTCGGCGACCTGGTTCGACTGCAACGCCATGCACGGGTCCGGCGACAACATCACGCCGTTCCCGCGCAGCAACGTGTTCGTCGTGTTCAACAGCGTGGAGAACACGGCCGTGGAGCCGTTCGCGGCTCCGGTACGGCGGCCGGAGTTCATCGGTGCGAGGGATTTCACTCCGGTCCGGTGA
- a CDS encoding GlxA family transcriptional regulator encodes MPGPRPPADPRTVAALREAADAGRRIASICSAAFALADAGPLDGRRATTYGNQAGEPRRRCPAVDLTDDVLYAQDGQVLTSPGYAAGIGLCLHMIRTDHGAAVANRVARLALVSPVRPGGRTRFTQTPLPPERGTACADTRGCAMRNLDRPLTLTDLARHAGVSVPTPTRRFHAESGMSPLQWLLHQRVERAKELLETTVLPMDQPARACGLGTADSPRAHLVRRTGLTPSAHRARFSRLGTGERAGTSSVA; translated from the coding sequence ATGCCAGGCCCCCGGCCACCTGCCGACCCGCGCACGGTGGCCGCCCTGCGCGAGGCCGCCGACGCGGGCCGGCGGATCGCGTCCATCTGCAGCGCCGCGTTCGCCCTGGCCGACGCGGGACCGCTGGACGGCCGCCGGGCCACGACGTACGGGAACCAGGCCGGGGAACCGCGCAGGCGCTGCCCGGCGGTCGACCTCACGGACGACGTCCTCTACGCGCAGGACGGCCAGGTCCTCACCTCCCCCGGGTACGCCGCCGGCATCGGCCTGTGCCTGCACATGATCCGCACCGACCACGGGGCGGCCGTCGCCAACCGGGTCGCGCGGCTCGCCCTCGTCTCCCCCGTCCGGCCCGGCGGCCGGACCCGGTTCACCCAGACCCCGCTGCCGCCCGAGCGGGGCACCGCCTGTGCCGACACCCGCGGCTGCGCCATGCGCAACCTCGACAGGCCGCTCACCCTCACCGACCTGGCCCGGCACGCGGGCGTCAGCGTGCCGACACCCACCCGGCGCTTCCACGCCGAGAGCGGGATGAGCCCGCTCCAGTGGCTGCTCCACCAGCGCGTCGAGCGCGCCAAGGAACTCCTGGAGACCACCGTCCTGCCCATGGACCAGCCGGCCCGCGCCTGCGGCCTGGGTACCGCGGACTCCCCGCGTGCCCACCTCGTCCGCCGCACCGGGCTCACCCCGAGCGCCCACCGCGCCCGGTTCAGCCGGCTCGGAACCGGGGAACGGGCCGGTACGTCCTCCGTTGCATGA